One part of the Candidatus Diapherotrites archaeon genome encodes these proteins:
- a CDS encoding ferredoxin — translation MTPIRITFDRSKCIAAKSCVSADPNTFGFDDTAQKAILRHGTPAGNDLFSRVIEGDDPMIRRAMDAAASCPVNAFKVENVSSGDVLVTDKLDTQGVKEVRATYDDARDFRLDEKGYFLLRTIPEKDELEVGFCTSKNRMVLKVVGQTPIAVYHALAQQDLGLRPEHYAYLGRELEKAYHCLRMGLAYVQDDELHTMRPLKK, via the coding sequence ATGACCCCTATCCGCATCACCTTCGACCGTTCCAAATGCATTGCAGCCAAATCCTGTGTGAGCGCCGATCCTAATACCTTCGGTTTCGATGACACCGCTCAGAAGGCTATTCTCCGACATGGAACCCCCGCCGGGAATGATCTTTTTTCCCGCGTGATAGAAGGGGATGATCCCATGATTCGTCGGGCGATGGATGCGGCCGCTTCCTGCCCCGTGAATGCATTCAAGGTGGAGAATGTTTCCTCCGGGGACGTTTTGGTGACGGATAAGCTGGACACGCAGGGGGTTAAAGAGGTGCGGGCGACGTATGATGATGCCCGCGATTTTCGTCTCGATGAGAAGGGCTATTTCCTCCTCCGCACCATCCCCGAAAAAGACGAATTGGAAGTCGGCTTCTGCACCTCCAAAAATAGGATGGTGCTAAAAGTGGTGGGCCAGACCCCTATTGCGGTATACCATGCCCTGGCTCAGCAGGATTTGGGGTTACGTCCCGAGCACTATGCCTATCTGGGTAGGGAACTAGAAAAGGCCTACCATTGCCTTCGAATGGGTTTGGCGTATGTGCAGGATGACGAGCTCCACACTATGAGGCCATTAAAAAAATAG
- the mutY gene encoding A/G-specific adenine glycosylase, translating to MPNPFPTRKLLRWFATHQRPLPWRKTYNPYQVWVSEVMAQQTQIKQMLPFYERFMKRFPSLRALADADSQDVLKAWEGLGYYSRARNLHAAARTVMKEKKGVFPTSKNDLLQLQGCGPYIASAVASIAFREDVPVVDGNVLRVMSRVWGDTRDVTLSQTKIHFERKLIEILPHGQARAFNQALMEVGALICTPEKPACGACPLHSGCTAYANGTQNRFPVKSKKKKPVSRIFAGVVIREKDQFLLIQRHEALLKGLWEFPTIPYAPLTQSISDIEENFLANGFPVILSDRLGTVKHVYSHFTQHVHVFSGRPIGKAIQGHWVPVAHLEKKPFSGVQQKMFNLIFSPVANSETSASQQRSTAR from the coding sequence ATGCCAAATCCCTTTCCAACCAGAAAACTCCTGCGTTGGTTCGCCACGCACCAGCGCCCTCTTCCCTGGAGAAAGACCTACAACCCTTACCAGGTCTGGGTGTCCGAGGTCATGGCCCAGCAGACGCAGATAAAGCAGATGCTTCCTTTCTATGAAAGATTCATGAAACGATTTCCCTCCCTCCGCGCATTGGCGGATGCCGATTCCCAGGACGTATTGAAAGCCTGGGAGGGGTTGGGGTATTATTCCCGCGCGCGGAACCTGCACGCCGCCGCTCGAACCGTGATGAAGGAAAAAAAGGGGGTGTTTCCCACATCCAAAAATGACCTCCTCCAACTCCAGGGATGTGGACCCTATATCGCTTCCGCCGTGGCCAGTATTGCCTTTAGGGAAGATGTGCCCGTGGTGGATGGGAATGTATTGCGGGTCATGTCCCGCGTCTGGGGGGATACGCGGGATGTCACCCTTTCCCAGACGAAAATCCATTTCGAACGGAAGTTAATAGAAATCCTTCCCCACGGTCAGGCACGGGCGTTCAACCAGGCGTTGATGGAAGTGGGGGCTCTGATTTGCACCCCCGAAAAACCCGCTTGTGGCGCTTGCCCGTTACATTCGGGATGCACAGCCTATGCCAATGGCACGCAAAACCGATTCCCGGTGAAATCCAAAAAGAAGAAACCCGTGTCGCGCATTTTTGCAGGGGTGGTCATCCGAGAAAAGGATCAGTTTCTTCTCATTCAGCGTCATGAAGCCTTATTGAAAGGTCTCTGGGAGTTTCCCACCATTCCCTATGCTCCGTTAACCCAATCCATATCGGATATTGAGGAAAATTTCCTTGCCAACGGCTTTCCGGTTATTCTGAGTGACCGGTTGGGAACCGTAAAACACGTCTATTCGCATTTCACCCAGCACGTGCACGTATTTTCCGGCCGCCCGATTGGAAAAGCCATTCAGGGGCACTGGGTTCCGGTGGCCCATTTGGAAAAAAAACCTTTTTCAGGGGTCCAACAGAAGATGTTCAACCTCATTTTTTCGCCGGTTGCCAATTCAGAAACTTCTGCCTCCCAGCAAAGATCTACCGCGCGATGA
- a CDS encoding winged helix-turn-helix domain-containing protein produces the protein MPHGEDRVFMRALRLALLASRGGGMRGRILVTLAKQPLNPLALAKQLGVDYKTSLYHLEKLQKQNLVLKKGDGYGAVYVVTFTPDQEAIFRGMVSDMGESL, from the coding sequence ATGCCACATGGGGAAGATCGGGTGTTCATGCGGGCGCTCCGCCTCGCATTGCTCGCCAGTCGAGGTGGGGGAATGCGGGGGCGCATCCTGGTGACTTTGGCTAAACAACCCTTGAATCCATTGGCATTGGCCAAGCAGTTGGGGGTGGATTACAAAACGTCCTTGTACCATTTGGAAAAGCTCCAGAAACAGAACCTCGTACTCAAGAAAGGCGATGGGTATGGCGCAGTGTACGTGGTGACATTCACTCCCGACCAGGAAGCCATCTTCCGGGGTATGGTAAGCGACATGGGAGAATCCTTATAA
- a CDS encoding thioredoxin family protein, whose amino-acid sequence MKTTMMLGIGLFLFTFGCLAATAPESDLETSMVNESGAMKKDGDAMMDTDGEAMSKTENGSMGIIDDASVSPFLQYVPFTQSAYAQAKADGKTIFLEFYANWCPICRAQAPALESGLVKIQSDNLVAFRVNYNDSDTDADESALAKKFNIIYQHTHLVVDAQEIVLLRSQESWSEEDVVEKIGAFA is encoded by the coding sequence ATGAAAACCACGATGATGCTTGGCATTGGATTGTTCCTATTCACCTTCGGTTGCCTGGCCGCGACCGCTCCCGAATCGGATTTGGAAACGTCCATGGTGAATGAATCCGGGGCCATGAAAAAGGATGGGGATGCCATGATGGACACGGATGGGGAGGCCATGTCCAAGACGGAAAACGGATCCATGGGAATAATAGACGATGCGAGCGTTTCTCCATTCCTCCAATATGTGCCATTCACCCAGTCGGCGTATGCGCAGGCTAAGGCTGATGGTAAAACCATTTTTCTTGAATTCTATGCCAATTGGTGTCCTATTTGCCGCGCGCAGGCGCCGGCTCTTGAATCCGGTTTAGTCAAAATCCAATCTGACAACCTCGTGGCCTTCCGCGTGAATTACAATGATTCCGATACCGATGCGGATGAATCGGCTTTGGCTAAGAAATTCAATATTATTTACCAGCACACCCACCTTGTAGTTGATGCGCAGGAAATAGTGCTCTTGCGTTCCCAGGAATCCTGGTCCGAGGAGGATGTGGTGGAGAAAATAGGGGCTTTCGCATAA
- a CDS encoding cytochrome c biogenesis protein CcdA: protein MVDITLPIAFVAGLVSFLSPCVLPLLPAFLTFIAGTTLQQGHEITKEQRTKIFLASLFFVLGFSVVFSVLGVLLQSVLQTYAYDVRSYLGFIGGSLIIIFGLMMMGYIKIPALQREHKLKVTQTRYTFLTAFLFGAAFAVGWTPCVGAVLGTVLTLAATNPGVALPLMLAYSLGLGIPFLLVGAFITRAQGIIQWLSPHLLIINWIFGLLLVILGILVFTGQLVVLANVLTAPFVEWAMGN from the coding sequence ATGGTCGACATCACCTTACCCATTGCTTTCGTCGCTGGCTTGGTTTCATTCCTATCCCCTTGCGTTTTGCCCCTTCTCCCAGCCTTCCTCACTTTTATCGCGGGCACGACCCTCCAACAGGGCCATGAGATCACTAAGGAACAGCGCACCAAAATCTTTCTCGCTTCCCTGTTTTTCGTTCTGGGTTTCTCCGTGGTCTTTTCAGTTTTGGGGGTGTTGCTCCAGAGCGTGCTCCAAACCTATGCGTATGATGTGCGGTCCTATTTGGGTTTCATTGGGGGATCGCTCATTATCATATTTGGATTAATGATGATGGGCTACATCAAAATCCCCGCTCTCCAGCGCGAGCATAAATTGAAAGTCACGCAAACTCGGTATACGTTTCTCACGGCCTTCCTTTTCGGAGCGGCCTTCGCGGTGGGCTGGACTCCCTGCGTGGGCGCCGTTTTAGGAACCGTGCTCACCCTTGCGGCCACTAATCCGGGGGTGGCGTTGCCTCTCATGCTCGCGTATTCCCTGGGTTTAGGCATCCCTTTCCTCCTGGTGGGCGCCTTCATCACCCGCGCGCAAGGGATCATCCAGTGGCTTTCGCCTCATTTGCTAATCATTAATTGGATATTTGGTTTGCTCCTGGTAATATTAGGAATCCTCGTCTTCACGGGCCAATTGGTGGTGTTGGCGAATGTGCTCACCGCTCCCTTCGTGGAGTGGGCGATGGGGAATTGA
- a CDS encoding phosphatase PAP2 family protein, translating to MQVPFPFEVAFSQLLQSSASPLVTGFMILLTWLGSPVFWGGVILCLYWMHRRPMALRVLLALIIAGGVTEVLKYSVARLRPGIDYGIKPLYVDGMGKFGFPSGHAMLVSTQFSQMMTEKWVPPSFLGVGVLLVVLVGLSRVYLGVHYLLDVGVGIILGTLIGIILSKITHQALLIQKIRARQNELLIGLIGILGLGLFLVSPDSMIYAGAIFGFIAGFMLYEERSSHTPLPFTVPTVIRLGGGLLTTGWLAWEVYAQISLVPGYEIVSFAAFFLIGVYATLVYPLVWERFFDPFISKKR from the coding sequence ATGCAGGTCCCTTTTCCATTCGAGGTCGCTTTCTCCCAGCTCCTCCAATCCTCCGCGTCGCCCCTAGTGACGGGCTTCATGATTCTACTCACCTGGTTAGGGTCGCCAGTATTCTGGGGGGGCGTCATCCTGTGCTTGTATTGGATGCATCGCCGTCCGATGGCCTTGCGAGTATTGCTCGCCCTGATTATTGCGGGCGGGGTCACCGAGGTACTCAAGTACTCGGTGGCGCGCCTGCGACCGGGAATAGACTACGGGATCAAACCATTATATGTGGATGGAATGGGAAAATTCGGTTTCCCGAGTGGGCATGCCATGCTGGTAAGCACCCAATTCAGCCAGATGATGACAGAAAAATGGGTGCCCCCTTCTTTCTTGGGAGTGGGGGTATTGCTCGTGGTCCTCGTGGGATTGTCACGCGTATATTTGGGGGTGCACTATCTCTTGGATGTGGGAGTTGGAATAATTCTTGGAACCCTCATCGGCATCATCCTTTCCAAAATCACCCACCAGGCCTTGCTCATCCAAAAGATTCGCGCGCGCCAGAATGAATTGTTAATCGGACTCATAGGTATCCTCGGTTTGGGATTGTTTCTCGTGTCCCCGGATTCAATGATATACGCGGGCGCTATCTTCGGATTCATCGCGGGTTTCATGTTGTATGAAGAACGATCGTCTCACACCCCTTTGCCATTCACTGTTCCCACCGTTATCCGCCTGGGAGGGGGTTTGCTCACTACCGGATGGTTGGCCTGGGAAGTCTATGCGCAGATATCCCTAGTTCCGGGATATGAAATCGTATCCTTCGCCGCCTTCTTCCTCATAGGAGTGTATGCCACGTTGGTTTATCCATTGGTGTGGGAACGTTTTTTTGACCCTTTTATTTCCAAAAAAAGGTGA